A single genomic interval of Deltaproteobacteria bacterium harbors:
- a CDS encoding HEAT repeat domain-containing protein: MPKLIEARKDKDGHVRVAAVVALGKLADAGADPDEADRIVSALFSGSLIWSPNMVPAICDSLFLIAQTMGPQEVQNSIVPQLDKDLRRNESWLVRRAAARTLGRLGDAAAPAVPALVKALKDEEWWVRQDAAWALGRIGPSAVAAVDSLISALREWPAERRPLVIEALDRIGTEALRPLADIAGNKSESWWVRAAAMEILGGYEPQEIRVIRAAIISLKEERHPQLIGAAEKALLNWGGEALPVMVSALNSPDWKFCERLMALISTMVKKSPEMIDPVLVGAQNVEQQIRQYSARLLGELGNTAAIGELGNTAAIRRLIALLSKKDEAPEVRKEAAGALGKLKAAEAVPYLIAALKADSVERDALADALVSIGPSCVPDIIPLLKDPRTEKDAEKILTAMGPGAAPELAEEMASLSRRGVDGEQKTAAERIAKILIQLGPGAIPPLVLFLNHPDEEARGRIKKTLVAMGPRAVPVVVSMLESDDPSLVRAVVELIGEFGVHAEPAVPKLISLLTDPARSDLRDAVAKTIVKIGFPAAAPLIVKFEALDPKSEAPEVMSAIEKILVEMKDFSFPLLIPKLGNDRIDKIAAQMGEPVVKGLIAMLADPDPEVVWSAIKVLVEIGEPALDDLSIALESENKQVREASAVALGEMGPVAEPMREALEKRLALEEDLEVAAAIRESLNKLKADE, from the coding sequence CGATGGGGCCACAAGAAGTCCAAAACTCGATTGTCCCCCAATTGGACAAGGACTTAAGAAGAAACGAGTCGTGGCTGGTCCGCCGGGCGGCGGCGCGAACCCTTGGCCGGCTTGGCGACGCTGCGGCTCCGGCCGTTCCCGCACTGGTTAAAGCGCTTAAGGACGAGGAATGGTGGGTCAGGCAGGATGCCGCCTGGGCGCTGGGGAGAATCGGGCCTTCCGCCGTCGCGGCCGTCGATTCGCTCATTTCGGCCCTTCGGGAATGGCCGGCCGAAAGACGGCCCCTTGTCATTGAAGCGCTCGACCGGATCGGAACGGAGGCCCTTCGGCCGTTGGCCGATATCGCCGGGAACAAATCCGAAAGCTGGTGGGTCAGGGCCGCCGCAATGGAAATTTTGGGAGGGTATGAGCCGCAGGAAATTCGTGTCATCCGCGCCGCCATCATCAGCCTCAAAGAGGAGCGCCATCCACAGTTGATCGGGGCGGCGGAGAAGGCCCTCCTAAACTGGGGGGGAGAGGCCCTTCCCGTAATGGTGAGCGCCCTCAACTCGCCCGATTGGAAATTTTGCGAGAGGTTAATGGCCCTTATTTCAACCATGGTTAAAAAGTCGCCCGAAATGATCGATCCTGTTCTTGTCGGGGCGCAAAATGTGGAGCAACAAATTCGACAGTACTCGGCCCGGCTTCTTGGCGAACTTGGAAACACCGCAGCGATCGGCGAACTCGGAAACACTGCGGCGATTCGCCGGCTGATTGCCCTCTTGAGCAAAAAAGACGAGGCGCCCGAGGTTCGAAAAGAGGCGGCCGGGGCCCTTGGAAAGTTGAAGGCGGCCGAGGCGGTCCCCTATTTGATCGCCGCCCTGAAGGCGGACAGCGTCGAACGCGACGCGCTTGCCGACGCCCTCGTATCGATCGGCCCCTCCTGCGTCCCCGATATCATTCCGCTTCTTAAGGATCCGCGCACCGAAAAAGATGCGGAAAAAATTCTTACCGCGATGGGTCCGGGGGCGGCGCCTGAATTGGCGGAGGAAATGGCCTCTTTATCCCGAAGGGGTGTCGACGGGGAACAAAAAACCGCGGCCGAAAGGATCGCGAAGATTTTAATTCAACTGGGCCCGGGCGCCATTCCGCCCCTTGTCCTTTTTTTGAACCATCCGGACGAGGAGGCGCGAGGCCGGATCAAAAAAACGCTGGTTGCCATGGGACCCCGCGCCGTGCCGGTGGTCGTTTCAATGCTGGAAAGCGATGATCCTTCCCTGGTCCGCGCCGTCGTGGAACTGATCGGTGAATTTGGAGTGCACGCGGAACCGGCCGTTCCCAAATTGATCTCCCTTCTGACGGATCCGGCCCGATCCGACCTCCGCGATGCCGTTGCCAAAACCATCGTGAAAATCGGCTTCCCCGCCGCCGCGCCGCTGATCGTAAAATTCGAAGCGCTCGATCCGAAATCCGAAGCGCCCGAAGTCATGTCAGCGATCGAAAAAATTCTGGTGGAAATGAAAGACTTCTCTTTTCCTCTTTTGATCCCAAAATTGGGCAACGATCGGATCGACAAAATAGCGGCCCAAATGGGTGAGCCGGTGGTGAAGGGCCTTATCGCCATGTTGGCCGATCCCGACCCGGAGGTTGTCTGGTCAGCCATAAAGGTCCTGGTCGAAATAGGCGAGCCGGCGCTGGACGATCTCTCCATCGCCCTCGAAAGCGAAAACAAACAGGTCCGCGAGGCATCGGCCGTCGCCCTGGGTGAAATGGGTCCCGTTGCAGAACCAATGCGGGAGGCCCTGGAGAAACGCCTCGCACTTGAAGAAGACCTCGAAGTCGCCGCCGCCATCAGGGAGTCGCTGAATAAACTGAAAGCGGACGAATAA